GCTTTATGAAGGCGGCCTCTCGGTCCGCACCACGCTGGAGCCGCGCCTGCAGGAAATCGCCGAACGGCGCCTGCGCGACGGGCTTGTCACCTATGATCGCCGCCATGGCTGGCGCGGGCCGGTGACACGCATAGGCGTTGACGCTGACTGGCGTGAGAATCTCCTGAAAATTCGTCAATCGGTCGGCAAACCGGGCTGGCGGTTGGCGCTGGTGCAGGAAGTGCGCGAAGACGGCGCAATCATCGGCCTCGCCGATGGCACGTTCGGCTTCATTCCGCTGGAAGCCATGCGCTGGGCGCGGGAGTGGCGTGAAGGTGAACGCCTTGGGCCGAAGGTCGAATCCACCGGGCAGGTGCTGAAGATCGGCGATGTGATCGTGACCTCGAAAGGCGAGGGCGAGGCGAGCTTTGCCGCCTATAATACCTTCACTGGCGAAACGCTGACTTCGGCACGCACCTATAATCTCGACCAGATCCCCGCAATCGGCGGTGCACTGGTGGCGCTCGATCCGCATACGGGCCGGGTGCTGGCGTTGGTTGGCGGCTTTGATTTCAATGTCAGCCAGTTCAACCGGGCAACGCAGGCAGAGCGGCAGCCGGGTTCGGCCTTCAAGCCGTTTGTTTATGCAGCCGCCCTTGAGCATGGGTTCACCCCATCGAGCCTGATCCTTGATGCGCCCTTCGTGATGGATCAGGGCGACGGGCAGGGCACATGGAAGCCCCGCAACTCGTCGAACAAATTCTATGGGCCGAGCACGCTGCGGCTGGGCCTCGAGAAATCGCGAAACCTGATGACCGTGCGGCTTGCCCAGAATCTCGGCATGCCGATGGTGATGGATTATGCCCAGCGTTTCGGCCTTGCCGATAATATGGCGCCGACACTGGCGGCATCCCTTGGTGCGGGTGAAGTGACGCTCCTGAAGCTGAGTGCCGCCTATGGCATGCTCGTCAATGGCGGCAAGAAGATCGAGCCGACACTGATCGACCGTATCCAGGACCGCTACGGCAAAACCATCTTCCGGCACGACACCCGTGCCTGCACGGGCTGCGAGGCGACCCTTGATGCCGCCGCGCCGCTTGTGGAGCCGGAACTGCCCGATACCCGGTCGCAGGTGGTGGACCCCATCACGGCCTACCAGCTTGTTCACATGCTGGAAGGTGTGGTCGAGCGCGGCACCGGCGTGCGTATCCGTGCGGTCGGCAAGCCGCTGGCGGGCAAGACCGGCACCACCAACGATTCCACCGATACCTGGTTCGTGGGCTTCGGGCCTGACCTTGTGGTGGGCGTTTTCGTGGGCTTTGACCAGCCCCGCTCGCTCGGTGCGGGTGAGGAGGGCTCAAGCGTCGCCGTCCCCGTCTTCCGTGATTTCATGATCGATGCCCTGAAAGGCCAGCCGAGCATTCCGTTCCGGATGCCGACAGGCGTTCGTCTTGTGAAAGTGGACGCATCGACCGGCCAGCTGGCGGGTGCGGGCAACGCGCATGTGATCCTTGAAGCCTTCCGCCCCGGCACCGAACCGAAGTTCGGCGAGGTCACAGTGCTTGACGGGTCGCTCCCGATCGGTCAAACACAGGGCACAATTCGCAAGGGCACCGGCGGAATTTATTGATCCGCCTGCCTATTCTGCAAACGAGTAACGATAAGGAACTGACATGCGCGCGGAAGCCCAGGCAACCGTCGACCAACTCAAGCAGTCTATGGCACTGCTGAGGAGGCATCTTTGACTGGGATCAGGCTCTGTTGCGGCTTGAGGAACTGAACGCCCTCGCCGAAGATCCCGATCTCTGGAACGATCCCCAGAAAGCGCAAGCCCTGATGCGCGAGCGCACCAAGCTCCACGATGCCGTCTCCGGCCTCAAGGCGATTGACGCTGACCTCAATGACACGCTCGAACTGATCGAGCTTGCCGAGATGGACGGCGACGATGCGATGCAAGCGGAAGCCGAAGGCTCACTGAAAGGGCTGCAGGCCAAGGCCAAGGACGCAGAGCTCAAGGCGCTGCTTTCGGGCGAGGCTGACGGCAATGACACCTATGTCGAAATCCATTCGGGCGCTGGCGGCACTGAATCGCAGGACTGGGCGAGCATGCTGTTCCGCATGTATTTCCGCTGGGCCGAGAAGCGCGGCTACAAGGTGGAAACCGTCCAGTACATGCCGGGCGAGGAAGCCGGCATCAAGTCTGCCACGCTGCAGATCAAGGGCGAGGATGCCTACGGCTGGATGAAGACCGAAAGCGGTGTACACCGGCTGGTGCGGATTTCGCCCTACGATTCAAGCGCGCGGCGCCATACGAGCTTCGCGTCCGTCTGGGTCTATCCCGTGATCGATGACAATATCGATATCGAGATCGTCGAATCCGACCTGAAGGTCGATACCTACCGCGCCTCGGGCGCCGGTGGCCAGCACGTGAACACGACCGATTCCGCCGTGCGCATGACTCACATTCCTTCGGGTATCGTGGTGCAGTGCCAGGCTGAACGCTCGCAGCACAAGAACCGCGCCTCCGCGCTTTCGATGCTGAAAGCCCGGCTTTATGAGGCCGAACTGAGGAAGCGTGAGGAAGCGGCCAATGCGCTGAACGCGACCAAAAGCGATATCGGCTGGGGCCACCAGATCCGCTCCTATGTGCTGCAGCCATACCAGATGGTGAAAGACCTGCGCACGGGCGAGGAATCAGGCCAGCCGCAGGTCGTGCTGGACGGTGACCTTGACCGCTTCATGGCAGCGGCCCTTGCGGCGCGCGTCT
The Gimibacter soli DNA segment above includes these coding regions:
- a CDS encoding penicillin-binding protein 1A, whose translation is MTPKDDMKPADQKGSEDTPKRPTPRWRKVVYWGAGLSLFGMVAGAGLVLGAFIHYGRSLPDYKTLAEYEPAVTTRIHAGDGSLLTEFARQQRLFMPVEAVPDLVVEAFLAAEDKNFFEHGGLDYMGMVRAAINSGLNLVRGRSNLQGASTITQQVARNFLLTLDQRLDRKIKEMILTLRIERAFTKDQILELYLNEIYLGNRSYGIGAAALNYFGKSLPELTIAEAAYLAVLPKAPNNYHPVHDHDRALGRRNWVLSRMHDLEFISDAEYEEAVATDLEPPVQGVRAEFKADYFAEDVRRQVAALYGEKSLYEGGLSVRTTLEPRLQEIAERRLRDGLVTYDRRHGWRGPVTRIGVDADWRENLLKIRQSVGKPGWRLALVQEVREDGAIIGLADGTFGFIPLEAMRWAREWREGERLGPKVESTGQVLKIGDVIVTSKGEGEASFAAYNTFTGETLTSARTYNLDQIPAIGGALVALDPHTGRVLALVGGFDFNVSQFNRATQAERQPGSAFKPFVYAAALEHGFTPSSLILDAPFVMDQGDGQGTWKPRNSSNKFYGPSTLRLGLEKSRNLMTVRLAQNLGMPMVMDYAQRFGLADNMAPTLAASLGAGEVTLLKLSAAYGMLVNGGKKIEPTLIDRIQDRYGKTIFRHDTRACTGCEATLDAAAPLVEPELPDTRSQVVDPITAYQLVHMLEGVVERGTGVRIRAVGKPLAGKTGTTNDSTDTWFVGFGPDLVVGVFVGFDQPRSLGAGEEGSSVAVPVFRDFMIDALKGQPSIPFRMPTGVRLVKVDASTGQLAGAGNAHVILEAFRPGTEPKFGEVTVLDGSLPIGQTQGTIRKGTGGIY
- the prfB gene encoding peptide chain release factor 2 (programmed frameshift) is translated as MRAEAQATVDQLKQSMALLRRHLDWDQALLRLEELNALAEDPDLWNDPQKAQALMRERTKLHDAVSGLKAIDADLNDTLELIELAEMDGDDAMQAEAEGSLKGLQAKAKDAELKALLSGEADGNDTYVEIHSGAGGTESQDWASMLFRMYFRWAEKRGYKVETVQYMPGEEAGIKSATLQIKGEDAYGWMKTESGVHRLVRISPYDSSARRHTSFASVWVYPVIDDNIDIEIVESDLKVDTYRASGAGGQHVNTTDSAVRMTHIPSGIVVQCQAERSQHKNRASALSMLKARLYEAELRKREEAANALNATKSDIGWGHQIRSYVLQPYQMVKDLRTGEESGQPQVVLDGDLDRFMAAALAARVYGENKDVGDID